The DNA region TAATAGTTATGGTTATTGATGAGTTGTTAAATTTTTTTGGATCGTTTCCAAATCGCGACAACGCCACTCCGGTCGAAGAATAGCTGGACCAGTTCCCATCCCTCAGCTCCCTTTTCATTTAAGATATCCGTTAATCGGCCCGCCTGATCCATCGGCACATCGTCCAAGGCGCACTCCCCATTTTGAGAACAGAAAAATGCCAGATGCTGAAATGCCTGCACCGGAATTTTGACCACGTCATATTCAAATGTCATCGGCATTCCTCCTTGGGCATGTTTTTGCTATCCCTGCTTCCGGCCTCTTCCCCGGATGGGTCGTTACCTTTTTCCGGATGGCAATCCGATTCTGCATCGTCACCCCCCGGGAAATTGAGGCCTTTGGCTGAACATTCCGTGCAGACACCCACAAACTCAAGTTTATGTCCGAACACTCCATACTTGGTGAGGTGACGGGTCATCTTTTCCAGGAGGGCCATCGGATTTTCCGGCATGCCCATCGGAAGATCTTCCACCCGGCCGCAGTGAATGCAGCTCATGTGATAATGGGGGTCGAGATTTCCGTCAAATCGCATCTGCGTTCGACCGAGGACCAGTTTGACAATGTCACCATTCGCGGCCAGGACGTCGAGATTGCGGTATACCGTTCCGAGACTGACGTGAGGCAACCGTGTCCTGACCTTTTCGTAAATCTCGTCCGCAGTGGGATGGGTCCTGGATCGTTTCACCTCATCCAGAATAACCTGCCTCTGCCGGGTGGATCTGTGCATTACATCGGAATGCAAAAAAACCTCCATAATTTCTACTAATAGTAATGGTTATTAATAATAGACATGGATCATCAGGTTGTCAAGATAAAACATAAGCCCCTGATGTTTAGCGAACTTCGCTTCCCCGCACTCAGGAGGAGAAGGACAGTAAAGGGAGGCCAGGCAAGGACAATTATCTCCTTTTGGTCAGCATTTTGGCCATAAGGGCGCCGATTCCCTGGGGGAGCATCTCTTCCGGGGTCAGTTTTCCCAAGACATCCAGAAATGCCTGGGCCGGCGGCGACAGATGCTGATTTTTGAGATAGGCGACGCTCACATCCAGAAAAATGCGGGAGCCTTCAAATACAATAACGGCCAATTTTCCCTCTTCCAGCTCCATCGCCACAGACTGCTTCACCAGGAAAGAAATCCCGTCACCCCGCTGAACCAACTGCTTGATGAACTCCGTGTTGCTCGTCTCCATCAGAATGTCCGGAGTATAACCATGACTCGCAAACAATTGATTGACCAGCCGGCGGGTCCCTGAGCCGGCCTCTTTCATGATGATCGGTTCCCTGGCGATTTGATCAAATGCGACAGCGTTCTTCCCGGCCAGAGGATGCGTCGGAGCAGCAATCAGGATCAATTCCTCCATGCTGAAAGGGGAAAAATGGACGTCGGGATGGTCCTTGGCCTTGGCAATAAGGGCGATCTCATTC from Deltaproteobacteria bacterium includes:
- a CDS encoding DUF4177 domain-containing protein, with the translated sequence MTFEYDVVKIPVQAFQHLAFFCSQNGECALDDVPMDQAGRLTDILNEKGAEGWELVQLFFDRSGVVAIWKRSKKI
- a CDS encoding transcriptional repressor, which translates into the protein MHRSTRQRQVILDEVKRSRTHPTADEIYEKVRTRLPHVSLGTVYRNLDVLAANGDIVKLVLGRTQMRFDGNLDPHYHMSCIHCGRVEDLPMGMPENPMALLEKMTRHLTKYGVFGHKLEFVGVCTECSAKGLNFPGGDDAESDCHPEKGNDPSGEEAGSRDSKNMPKEECR
- a CDS encoding LysR family transcriptional regulator produces the protein MLNFNQLRVFCLAAKHENFTTAAEKLFVTQPAVTAQIRQLESTCNLRLFKKRGRRIYLSDEGKILYPYVRRMFEYEKELEDVIEDMRELKRGVLRLGTTKAYARYFMPWIITRFRETYPDIKIHLDEGSSQDMTLSLVNFQNEIALIAKAKDHPDVHFSPFSMEELILIAAPTHPLAGKNAVAFDQIAREPIIMKEAGSGTRRLVNQLFASHGYTPDILMETSNTEFIKQLVQRGDGISFLVKQSVAMELEEGKLAVIVFEGSRIFLDVSVAYLKNQHLSPPAQAFLDVLGKLTPEEMLPQGIGALMAKMLTKRR